The Chitinivibrio alkaliphilus ACht1 region GGTGTTTAGAAATATGTGAAATTGTCTCATTTCTATTGACACGTACCGCGAGGCGGGGTTTGAAGGCAAAATGGTGTTCTCGTGGACCCACGAGGCGGGGTCAGAGCGTAAAACTGGTGCCTCGTCTTGCGACGAGAGGGGGTCAGAGCGGAAAATTACTGCCTCGTCGCGCAACGAGGCAGAGGTGACACGTCTTTTTCCTTACTCTCGCAGGAAAATTTCATGGACATTGTGGAAAAGATTTTCTCCTCGTCCAAGGTGGGGCGTGATATGAACATTTTTAAATCTGTTTTGCGCACCGATAATCACTTCCTTCACAGGCAGATAAATGGAGAGTGCCTTATCCTGTTCAATATATTGCCACTCTTCATAGAGCTCACGCCGTCGGTCCTCATCCATTTCAGCAGCTGCTTCTTCAAAAATCTCAATGATACGCTCTTCCCATGGTTCATAGGTTTTGGGTATGGTATCACCGGCACTGTCTAGACGCAGGGGGTTGATAATATAGCGGCGACTATTTGCCATGTAGGTTGCGCGGCCAAAGTGGGGGTCTTCCGTCACGCTGAGAGAGTAGGAAATGGCATCCCAATTATAGGTTTGCTCTGTCCGTTCAATCAGACTGTTAAATTCTGTAAGATCCGTGGTCATGCGAATGCCCCGGCGTTCCATATCTTTACGAATCAGCCCAGCCACATTTTCAATCAGCTCCACCCCTGCTGTGGCAGAAAAGGAGAATGAGACCCGATTGCCCAAGGTGTCTTGCAAAAACCCGTCGCCATTTTTATCCTTCAGCCCCACATGGGCAAAGAGTGAATCTGCCCGTTCGGGGTCGTAGTCATAGAGCGGTGCATCGGGGGCATAATAGTGAGGGTTTCGTTTACCAATAACCCCCATGGGCTTTTCTGCAAGGCCGTTGTAGACAATATCAATAATATCTGCATAGTTAATGGAGTGGGCCACGGCACGGCGAAAGTCCGCAGATCGAAAGAGGGCTTGTTTTTCCGGTGGAATAAAATATGCCCCCTCCGCATCTTTTTGATTATTTTGGTTAAAGCGCATAAAGCGATTGTACCAGCGTGGGCCCACCCGATATACAGAGTAGTCACTTCGGTGTTGTCCCCGGCGCAGGCTTGGATACTGCATGCCCGTGAGGGCGATGTGGTCCAGCTCACCCCGTTGAAACTGCATAAGTTGGAGATTTTCTTCCTGGATAATGCGAAACATAACACCGTCCAGATAGGGGAGGGAATTGCCCGCCGCATCTTTTTGCCAGTAGTTGGGGTTTCGGCGCAGGGTGATACGTTGTCCTAAGTCTACCGACTCAAGTATGAAGGGGCCCGTGCCCACCACGCGGGACGGGTCGGAGCCTGCAGAAAGATAGGACCGCAGGGTGCCCGCTCTGGCTTCATCGGCGTATTGGTGTTTGGGGAGTATGGGGGTTCCTGCGATGGTAAGGAAGGGGGCAAAGGGAGCAGGAAGGGTGAACTCGACCGTAAAAGAGTCTACCGCTTCAACCGCAATGGGCTCTCCTCCAACCCGAAAGGTAATATTCTGAGGGGAGTTGAGATTCTCATTATAAATGACTTCTTCAAAGGTGAAAACAACGTCATGGGCGGTGAGCTGAACTGAGTCGGAAAAATAGACATCCTCCCGAAGGTGAAATGTCCAGGAGAGGCCATCGTTGCAGACATCCCATGAACGGGCAAGATGGGGTTTTCGCTCAAGGGTTGTTGGGTCTGTGCGCAATAGACCCTCGTAGATATAGCCCATGACCGTCAGGGCGTAGCCTGAGTTTGAAAGGGCGGGGCAAAATCCGTCGGGGTTGGCACTGAGGGGAAGACGAAGGGTGCCGCCGTAGGTACCGATTTCTGGTTCAAAGGCGGCTGCCAGAGAGTCAAGGTTGGGTATTTCCTGTAGAACAATGCTATCTTCCACAGGGTCTCTCTGTTGCTCTTCCTGGGGGGCACATGCCGCAATAATTATGCTGATAAGTAGTAAGAGTTGTTTCATATAACCTCTCATAACGTATATTTATCATTCGTACAGTATACATTATGTTCGCCCCCCGAAGCAGGGCTTTTTCTCTCTTCACGGAGCTATTGAATGAGAGAAGATGCGTAAAAGGAGTATGTATGGGCATCTTGGATATTGATTACCAGCTGTTTCGTTTCTTTAATCGTACTGTGGCACATCCCTTTCTGGATTGGTTTATGCCTCGCATATCAAGTTCCACGGTGCTTCTTACAATACTTTTTGGGGGCTTTGCCCTCTATATCGTATGGAAACGGGGACGTCGCATTGCCTGGATCCATGTCCTGTGTGGAATACTCCTCTTTGCAGCCACAGATCTGTTTACCTTTCGGGTATTAAAGGCGCATATACCGCGTAATCGCCCTGCGAATAGTGCGTATTTTGATAACACGGGGCAGCATCTTTTTCTCAGTGATTCCTTCTTTCGCAGAGGAACCATGGGAGGCGCCTCCTTTCCCTCAAACCACGCGTCAAACACCTTTGGTCAAGCGGTTTTTTGGGCCCTGCTCTATCCCAAGGCTGCCCTCTATCTCTATGGTTTTGCCGTGGTGGTGGCATGGTCGCGCATCTATCTCGGTGCGCATTACCCCCTCGATGTTTCCGTGGGGGCCTTGGTGGGGGCCGTGTGGGGAATGGGGGTGTATTTACTTTACGGCTTTGGGCGGTATAAAAAACAGAACCGATCGTCGTAGTCACGACAAAGCCTTTGTGCAAGAGGTGTAAAAAATGAAGAATGAAAATTTAAAAAAGATGGAGTGTCCATGAAGGGGTTTTCAGGAGTTGAACTAGGTCTTGATATCGGGTCAACCACGGTGAAGGGGGTTGTTCTGGATACACAGAATGATGTTCTCTGGAAAGAGTACCTTCGTCATAATGGACACCAGGCAGAGGCGGTGCATACGCTTCTTACGGCGGTGAGCAAGCGTTTTGCCCATACACCGATTCGTATTGCCGTTACGGGAAGTGGCGCACGAAGTCTTGCGCCGGTCATTGATGCAGATTTTATCCAAGAGGTAAATGCCGTAACCTTAGCCGTGGAAACCCTGTATCCGCAGGCAGGGTCTGTGGTTGAGCTTGGAGGACAGGATGCCAAGGTGATTATCTGGCGCGGTGGTTCCGGTGAGAGTAGGGGGGCAACCCTGACCTACATGAATGATAAATGTGCCGGCGGGACGGGTTCGACCATTGATAAAATTATTGGAAAGATTGGTCTTACTCACGAAGAAGCCGCCGCTGTGAAAGATCTTGCCATTACCCCGCATAAAATATCTGCAAAATGTGGCGTCTTTGCAGAAACCGATGTGGTGGGCCTTTTGAAGGCGGGGGTTAATAAGGAAGAAATATTCTACTCCCTCTGTCATGCCATGGTGAATCAGAACTTGGAAGTGCTTGTGCGGGGCAATATTTTGCGAGATACGGTGCTGCTCTTGGGAGGCCCCAATCGCTTTATTTCTGCCTTGCCCGGAGTGTGGCGAAAAAATATTCAGGCCGCGTGGGAGATTCAGGGGTATCAGCCTCGTGAACGCTCCCTGGAGAAGACGGTGATTGTTCCCGATGATGCTGAGTATTTTGCTGCCATGGGGGCGGTGTTTTTTAATCGAAGCCGTCCTGAGCACAAGGAGGAGTCGCACTTTTCCTTTGCTGCCCTTACGGAACATATCAAGGAGCTTTCTCGGGGGGGGACCGCCGTACATGCGGGGCCCTTAATCTCTTCACAGGAAGAGCTGGAGGAGTTTTCCCGGGCGTACACCTTGCGGGATATTGAATCGCCTCGCTATCAGTCGGGAGAGCGTGTCTCTGTGTATGTGGGGATTGACGGTGGTTCCACAAGTACCAAGGCGGTACTGCTGGATCAGGAAGGAACGCCCATATATCGACAGTATTATCTCTCAACGGGAAATCCCATTGACGATGTCTCCCACATCTTTGCTCATATCGCCACATGGGAGCGGGAGCAAGAAATCGACCTCCATATTTGTTCCGTCGGAGTTACGGGATATGCCTCTGATATTATTCGGGCTGCCTTTGAGGTGGATGTGGCCGTGGTTGAAACGGTGGCACATATGAAATCGGCCAATAAACTCTTTGGAGAGGTTGATGTTATTTGTGATGTGGGGGGACAGGATATTAAGGTGCTCTTTATGAAACAGGGACGGGTGGTTGATTTTAAACTGAATACCCAATGCTCTGCGGGAAACGGATATTTTCTACAAGGCATGGCCGAGCAGTTTAATATACCCGTTGAAGAGTATGCTGATTACGCCTTTCGCGCCACCGATGCTCCCGAATTTAACTACGGCTGTGCGGTTTTTCTGGAGCAGGATAAGGTTAATTTCCAACAGGCAGGATGGTCAAAGGAAGAGATGATGGCCGGTCTCGCCTTGGTATTACCGCAAAATATTTGGAATCACGTGGTGCAAGAGCCTAATCTTGAAAAATTTGGTACCCGGTTTGTATTGCAAGGGGGCACTCAGAAAAACCTTGCCGCCTTAAAAGCACAGGTCGATTATATTACAGGACAGGTTCCGCAAGCGGAGGTCCATGTGCACCCCTATGCAGATATTGGCGGGGCAATTGGTGCGGGCCTTGAAGCCATCGAGCAGGGGCATACCACAAGCACCTTCATTGGTCTTGAAAATGCCGCATCCGTACAGTACACCACAACCAACGATACCAGCACGGTCTGTCCGCTCTGCGTAAATCGCTGCCGTCGTACCTTTATCGATATTACCTCTGGGGGCGAGCGCCAGGTTCGGTTTATTTCGGGAAATCTCTGTGAGCGAGGTGCAGAAGAGGCTCAAAAAGCCCCCACTTCTCGGGAGCGGCAGCCTGAAGCGGCCCTTAATTTAGTTGAGTATGCTGCCCGCTCTGTTTTTGCTGAGTATGCCTATACTCCACTGCCCGCAGCAGGGCAGGAGCATCACCGAAGCACCTATTACCCCAGCGATGCTCTACATGATATCAAGGAGAAATCAAAGAAATTCATCCGCAGCAGCGAAGCGGCTCAGGCAAAACGGGCCGCCATGACCGTGGCCATTCCCCGGTTGCTCAATATGTATTATTACACCCCATTTTTCAGCACCTATTTGCGTGCCCTCGGGGTGGGGTCCGTCGTGTATAGTGACTATACGTCGGATACCTTGTGGAAGGCCGGAAATAAGTGGGGGGCCATTGATCCCTGTTTTCCGGCAAAGGTTGCGCCGGCTCATATCTATAATATCATTACGAAAAAGAAGGCTGATGCGATCCTCTTTCCCATTCTTACCCATTTGGAGACCCCCCTGTCAGAGACCCTGGGAAATACCTCCTGTGCAATTCAAATGGGCACGCCGGAGGTAGTTGAGGCGGTGTTTACCCGTGAGCGGGATTTCTTTGCTGAGCATAATGTACGCTTTTGGGATCCCGTGCTCAATATGGATCGCCCTGTTGAAATAGAGGGCGCGCTCTACGACTATTTTGCCGATCTCCTGGATATTAGTCGAGATGAAAATGCCTGGGCAGTTCAGCAGGGACAACAGGCGCAACAGGCATATCTTACGGATTTGCGCGAGCGCTTTATTGCATCAATGAATGAACGAATTGAAACAGATCGGGTTGGGGTGCTTCTGATTGGACATCCCTACCATAATGATCCGGGGATTCACCATGATATTCCCGTGGAACTTGCAAAAAAGGGATATCCCGTCTATACCATAGAGTCTCTTCCGGTTTCGGAGGAGTTTCTCCACCCCCTTTTCGGAACAGAGTCGGACCCCTATTCCATACGAAATATTTGGCAGCGTAATTTTAACCGTAATACCAATCATAAGGTGTGGGCTGCCATGGTGGCTGCACGGCATCCCAATCTTGCCGTGGTTGATCTCAGTAGCTTTAAATGCGGGCATGATGCGCCCACCTACTCCTACATTGATGAGTTGTTGGATGTATCAAAAACACCGCATTTCACCTTTCATGATATTGATCAAAACCGTCCGGGCGCGACCTTTCGTATACGGATTGAAACGGTGGACTACTTTTTACAGAAATATGAACGATGGTTACAAAAAGAGGTTGCATCTCAATGAAAATCACAGAGCCGAAAATTCGGATGCCGCACCAATGGGATGGGCTGAAAAACCCTCTCTGGCATAAGAAAGATAGAAAAAAAGTTACTATTTTATACAATATGATAGAGCGGAGGAAGTCCTATTTTCTTCGGGCATACTTTGAACGTGAAGGCTATGCCTATCGGGATATGGGGGATCATGTATTCCGTGATCTTCAGCTGGGACGAAAATGGGGAACTCGCATGCAGTGTAACCCTATGTACTTTACCTCTGGAGCAATTGTTCGCTCTCTCTTACAGATAGAAAAAGAGACGGGGCTCTCAAAAAAAGAGATTGTTGAACAGTACGTCTTTCTATGCGGTGGTGGACAGTGTGGGCCCTGCCGATACGGCATGTATCCCAAGGAGTATCTCAAGGCGGTGAATGCTGCGGGATTTCACGGGTTTCGTCTTCTCATCTTCAACTCAGATATTATTCAGGATCCGCCGGTTCCCAAGGAGGCGGCCTTTCCCTTTGATGTAAATTTTAAGATCAATTTTGCCATGTCCTTTGTCTTGGCAGATATGATGCATATTGCCGAGTGCGCCCTTCGACCCTATGTTGATGACAAGGATGCCCTTATGAAGATTCTTGGCGAGTGCGAAGAGATCATTCTCCGGGCATTTACGAAAAAAGCGTGGCTTCTGACTCTGCCTGGAGCTCTGCGCCGGGTAAGTAAGAAGCTTGCTGCGGTGCCCCGTAAAGATCTGGCTTTGCCGAAAATTTTCATTACGGGAGAAGTCTTTGCCAATATGGCGCATAACGATGGAAATTACAACTTACGTCGGTTTATCATGGATGAAGGAGCGGAGGTTCTTCCGGCCATCTTTTCTCAGCGCGGGCTCTACGAAAGTTGGCGAAGAATTCAGGAGGCAAAGCAGAAAATACGCTACGCAACCTCAAAAAAAGAGCGGCGGTACTGGAAAATATACGCCTTTCGCCAGGGGCTTAGTTATCGCTTGGTCTACCTCTTTTTTAAATACGCAGAATTTTTCTTTTCGCCCTCACGCTTTGGCGGGTCGGCAGATTTGCATCATATTGACTACATTGCCCGTTTGGGGCATGACTATTACCACACCCTTATTTTTGGAGGAGAGGGTAATCTTGAGATTGGTGAAGCAGTACATTATCATGACTCTGTAGATGGCTTTATTTCCGTAAAACCCTTTGCGTGTATGCCCTCTTCGGGGGTTTCCGACGGTGTCCAGGCAAAAATTATCTCCCTCTACCCCCATTTAAATTTTCTCTCCATTGAGACCAGCGGTGATAATCAGATTAATATCTTGAACCGGGTTTCCATGCTGATTCATAAGGCACGGGAGAAAATGAAGGAGCGTCAAAATGGACAAAAATAAGCGAGCAGCCCTGCTGGAGAATCTTATTATGCGGGCAAAAGAGGAAGATCTCTCCGAAGGCGGTGATATTACCTCACAGGCAATTTTTTCTTCAAACCACACCTCCCGTGCCGTGATAAAAGCAAAAGAGGCGGGGGTGGTTTCGGGGATACACCTGATTACCCCGGTCTTTCATGCCTTTTCGTCTTCCCTTTCTGTAGAGCTCTGTGTCTCCGACGGTAGTCGGGTTGCGCCTCAAACTCCCCTTGCCTATGTGACAGGAGAAACCATCGCAATTCTCTCCGCAGAACGTCTTGTCTTGAACCTGCTGCAGCGTTTCAGTGGTATTGCCACGGTTACACGCCGGATGGTGGATTGCTTAGGGGATTGCCGGACGCGTATTCTTGACACACGCAAGACAACGCCAACGCTTCGATTTTTGGAAAAAGAAGCCGTGCTCCACGGAGGTGGGGTGAATCATCGTTTTGGGCTCTATGATATGATTATGGCAAAGGATACGCACGTTCGTGCAGCAGGTGGGCCTGATA contains the following coding sequences:
- a CDS encoding ABC transporter substrate-binding protein — its product is MKQLLLLISIIIAACAPQEEQQRDPVEDSIVLQEIPNLDSLAAAFEPEIGTYGGTLRLPLSANPDGFCPALSNSGYALTVMGYIYEGLLRTDPTTLERKPHLARSWDVCNDGLSWTFHLREDVYFSDSVQLTAHDVVFTFEEVIYNENLNSPQNITFRVGGEPIAVEAVDSFTVEFTLPAPFAPFLTIAGTPILPKHQYADEARAGTLRSYLSAGSDPSRVVGTGPFILESVDLGQRITLRRNPNYWQKDAAGNSLPYLDGVMFRIIQEENLQLMQFQRGELDHIALTGMQYPSLRRGQHRSDYSVYRVGPRWYNRFMRFNQNNQKDAEGAYFIPPEKQALFRSADFRRAVAHSINYADIIDIVYNGLAEKPMGVIGKRNPHYYAPDAPLYDYDPERADSLFAHVGLKDKNGDGFLQDTLGNRVSFSFSATAGVELIENVAGLIRKDMERRGIRMTTDLTEFNSLIERTEQTYNWDAISYSLSVTEDPHFGRATYMANSRRYIINPLRLDSAGDTIPKTYEPWEERIIEIFEEAAAEMDEDRRRELYEEWQYIEQDKALSIYLPVKEVIIGAQNRFKNVHITPHLGRGENLFHNVHEIFLRE
- a CDS encoding BadF/BadG/BcrA/BcrD ATPase family protein, giving the protein MKGFSGVELGLDIGSTTVKGVVLDTQNDVLWKEYLRHNGHQAEAVHTLLTAVSKRFAHTPIRIAVTGSGARSLAPVIDADFIQEVNAVTLAVETLYPQAGSVVELGGQDAKVIIWRGGSGESRGATLTYMNDKCAGGTGSTIDKIIGKIGLTHEEAAAVKDLAITPHKISAKCGVFAETDVVGLLKAGVNKEEIFYSLCHAMVNQNLEVLVRGNILRDTVLLLGGPNRFISALPGVWRKNIQAAWEIQGYQPRERSLEKTVIVPDDAEYFAAMGAVFFNRSRPEHKEESHFSFAALTEHIKELSRGGTAVHAGPLISSQEELEEFSRAYTLRDIESPRYQSGERVSVYVGIDGGSTSTKAVLLDQEGTPIYRQYYLSTGNPIDDVSHIFAHIATWEREQEIDLHICSVGVTGYASDIIRAAFEVDVAVVETVAHMKSANKLFGEVDVICDVGGQDIKVLFMKQGRVVDFKLNTQCSAGNGYFLQGMAEQFNIPVEEYADYAFRATDAPEFNYGCAVFLEQDKVNFQQAGWSKEEMMAGLALVLPQNIWNHVVQEPNLEKFGTRFVLQGGTQKNLAALKAQVDYITGQVPQAEVHVHPYADIGGAIGAGLEAIEQGHTTSTFIGLENAASVQYTTTNDTSTVCPLCVNRCRRTFIDITSGGERQVRFISGNLCERGAEEAQKAPTSRERQPEAALNLVEYAARSVFAEYAYTPLPAAGQEHHRSTYYPSDALHDIKEKSKKFIRSSEAAQAKRAAMTVAIPRLLNMYYYTPFFSTYLRALGVGSVVYSDYTSDTLWKAGNKWGAIDPCFPAKVAPAHIYNIITKKKADAILFPILTHLETPLSETLGNTSCAIQMGTPEVVEAVFTRERDFFAEHNVRFWDPVLNMDRPVEIEGALYDYFADLLDISRDENAWAVQQGQQAQQAYLTDLRERFIASMNERIETDRVGVLLIGHPYHNDPGIHHDIPVELAKKGYPVYTIESLPVSEEFLHPLFGTESDPYSIRNIWQRNFNRNTNHKVWAAMVAARHPNLAVVDLSSFKCGHDAPTYSYIDELLDVSKTPHFTFHDIDQNRPGATFRIRIETVDYFLQKYERWLQKEVASQ
- a CDS encoding phosphatase PAP2 family protein yields the protein MGILDIDYQLFRFFNRTVAHPFLDWFMPRISSSTVLLTILFGGFALYIVWKRGRRIAWIHVLCGILLFAATDLFTFRVLKAHIPRNRPANSAYFDNTGQHLFLSDSFFRRGTMGGASFPSNHASNTFGQAVFWALLYPKAALYLYGFAVVVAWSRIYLGAHYPLDVSVGALVGAVWGMGVYLLYGFGRYKKQNRSS
- a CDS encoding 2-hydroxyglutaryl-CoA dehydratase activator: MKITEPKIRMPHQWDGLKNPLWHKKDRKKVTILYNMIERRKSYFLRAYFEREGYAYRDMGDHVFRDLQLGRKWGTRMQCNPMYFTSGAIVRSLLQIEKETGLSKKEIVEQYVFLCGGGQCGPCRYGMYPKEYLKAVNAAGFHGFRLLIFNSDIIQDPPVPKEAAFPFDVNFKINFAMSFVLADMMHIAECALRPYVDDKDALMKILGECEEIILRAFTKKAWLLTLPGALRRVSKKLAAVPRKDLALPKIFITGEVFANMAHNDGNYNLRRFIMDEGAEVLPAIFSQRGLYESWRRIQEAKQKIRYATSKKERRYWKIYAFRQGLSYRLVYLFFKYAEFFFSPSRFGGSADLHHIDYIARLGHDYYHTLIFGGEGNLEIGEAVHYHDSVDGFISVKPFACMPSSGVSDGVQAKIISLYPHLNFLSIETSGDNQINILNRVSMLIHKAREKMKERQNGQK
- the nadC gene encoding carboxylating nicotinate-nucleotide diphosphorylase translates to MDKNKRAALLENLIMRAKEEDLSEGGDITSQAIFSSNHTSRAVIKAKEAGVVSGIHLITPVFHAFSSSLSVELCVSDGSRVAPQTPLAYVTGETIAILSAERLVLNLLQRFSGIATVTRRMVDCLGDCRTRILDTRKTTPTLRFLEKEAVLHGGGVNHRFGLYDMIMAKDTHVRAAGGPDKAVAAARAWLSQAESSVKIEVEVECLDDFQRALSAGPDIIMLDNMSCEDMAQAVHIRDKTAPSVLLEASGNVTEERIGPISQTGVDYISVGALTHSVQALDIHLQLL